CTCCGCGGCGTAAAACGCCTTGAGGTCGCGGCAGAACTTCGCCCGGGCGTCGGGGTTCGTGTAAAACATGTGGCCTCCTTCGTAGGCCTTTATGACGATCCCTTCTCTGACGGAGTCGGGGACGTCCAGCTGATTCATGGCGAATTCCGAGGCCCCCCGGTTGCACCTCAGGTCGTAGTTTCCGGAGGCGAGGAAGAGCTTCACGGTCTCGTTGCGGCGCAGACTTTTGGAGAGCGCGTCGATGGAGCCGGTGAAGCCGCCCCCGCGCTTCGCGGGGTTGGGCACGCCCGCGAAAAAGTCCCAGGCGGGATAAAGCTCTTTGTTGTTGAACCGGTATTCTTCGTCCAGGACAAGGCCGATCTCCTCCGTCAGCAGGCACATCAGGGCCGGCAGAGCGGGCAGCTGGGCTCTGAAGGTGGAGGGGTCCTCCTCGTAGCTGTGTCCCTTGCCGGCGGAGGTGCAGCGGGCGTCGTAGACTCCCAGAAAGAGGCGGTCCTCCCGAAGCAGGTTCCCCGCGAAATACTCGATGGGGACTCTCAGGTTGAGCTGAAGAACTTCCTCCGGGGCGAGACCCGTGTAGGAGGCGAATTCTTCGGCCAGAACGCGTTTTTCTTCGGGGCCCAGGGTGTTGCCCTTCCACAGGGCGGCGAGGTACCGGCTGTGGGCCCAGGCCCGGGCCTCCTGATACACGGACTCCTGGTCCATGGACAAAAGCCTCTGGGGCAGTTTTTTGTGATACCAGGCGGCATTGGCCATAGTGGGCAGGGTGTGGATGTAGGGGCGGTCGTTTCCTGCCAGCGTCACCAGGTCCTGATAGTTCAGAGCGGGGGAGATCAGCACCAGGCCCGCCGGCTGGAGCCCCATGTCCTGAAGATGGGCGGCCATGGCCCCGCAGCGGAACCCGCCGTAGCTCTCGCCGATGACGTAAAAGGGGCTTCCGAAGGCCCTGTTCTTCGTGAGGTAAACCCGAATGAACTGGCAGACGGACTGCGCGTCCACATCCGCCCCCCAGAACGTTTTCGCCTCGTCCAGAGAGGGGACGGCCCTGCTGTAGCCTGTGCCGATGGGGTCGATAAAGACCAGATCTGAGTCGGAGAACGGCGTGTCGGGGTTGTCCATCAGACGAAAGGGAACCTGTGCGATGTCGATGCCGTTTCCCAGGTCGACGATCCAGGGGCCGAAACAGTCCATGTGAAGCATGAGAGCGGCGCTGCCGGGGCCTCCGTTGAAAATAAACGACACGGGGCGCGGTTCCGGAGGATTGGTTTGCGGTTTCCGGTAAGCGACGTAAAACATTTCGCCGGTCTTCTCTCCGGTTTTCGCGAAGATCGGCAGAAATCCCGCTTCCACGTCGCAGCGCAAAACATCGCCGTTGATTCGGACAGAGCATTGAACCCTGCGGGTTTCCGGCGCCGGATTTCCTCCCTGACCGTCTCTCTCCTTTACAGCGGCGCTTGCCTGTACATCAGTTCTGTCCTCCATAATGTGCACTTTACTCCTTCCAATTCGACGATAACCAAACGGTGAACCACAATACGGTATATCATATCAAATTCGAAGAGTGCCTTTCGCGCCGCATTTTCCCGGATGGCGGAGTGCCGGTTAAGGAAGGGCCCCCGGAGTTTTGACGATTTTTTGCTGGGGAAGCCAGGTCAGGAGAATGCTGTGGAGTTTGTCCAGCTCGATGGGCTTGCTGATGAAGTCGTTCATCCCGTTTTTCAGGAAAATCTCCATCATGCCGGAGATCGCGTTGGCCGTCAGCGCGATGATGGGAACCCGCGCCCTCCAGTCGCTGCAGGCGCGAATGCGGTTGGTGACCTCTATGCCGTCCATTTCGGGCATCATGTGGTCCATAAAAATGAGGTCGTACTGCTTTTCGGAGATCATTCGCAGCGCCTTCTCGCCGCTTTCGGCCGTGTCCGCCTCGATGCCGTACTGTTTCAGCAGCTCGCTGGCCACCAACAGGTTGATCTCGTTGTCGTCCACCACCAGAACGGACGCCTCCGGAGCGCTGAAATCTCCGAAATCCGTGTCTTCCGCCTCGCCGGAGTCTTTGACGCCGCCCACTCTGTTCAGCAGAAGGCTGAAGGCGTTGATCATCACGGGTTCGGTAACCACCTCCACGTCCGGCGCGATTTCGCCCTGCTCGGAGTATTGCAGCCCCTTGACGGAAATTTTGTGTATCGCTTTGATCTCGTCGAGATGGAGTTTGAGTTCGTCGGAAAATTCATGCAGGTAAATCAGACAGCAGTCGTCCCCGGAGGTCGTCGCCTTCAGCGCTTCGGCCACGGTTCGACAGCGGTGGAGGGGGATGGACAGGCGCTCCAGTATTTTTTGAAGGGTGTCCCCCCGCAGGTCGTCCGTCGTCAGAAGCACCACGTTTTTTTTCTGAGGTTCGTCGACCGCGGCCAGAGGCTCGTCCGTCTCCACCTCCTGGGGGAGGGTGCAGGTGAAAATTGATCCTTTGCCGTAAACGCTCTGAAGTTCGATGGAGCCCTCCATGAGCTCGGACAGTTTGCGGCTGATGACCAGTCCCAGCCCCGTCCCCTGGATTCCCCGGTGTTTGCGCAGGTCCATCTGGGAAAACACCTCGAACAGGTGGGGGATGTCCTCTTCCCGAATGCCCGAGCCCGAGTCCTCCACGGAGAAGGAAAGAACCGCCTTCTTTTCAGGGGCGCGGGACTTCAGAGCAACCGTGAGCCTGACGTATCCCTCCGTGGTGTACTTCACGGCGTTGCCCAGCAGGTTGATGAGAATCTGCCGGATGCGCACGTCGTCTCCCACCAGCCGCCGGGGAATGAGGGGATCGATGTCGATGAGGAACAGAAGGCCCTTCTGGAAGGCCCGCAGTTGAATCATTCCCGCCACGTCCCCGATCATGGAGGCCGTATCGTAGGGCACAGGCGTGATCTCCATCCTGTTGGCGTCGATTTTCGAGAAGTCCAGAATGTCGTTGATAATAATCAGAAGGGAGTTGGAAGCCCTGAGAAGATTTTGGACGTAGGTGTGCTGCACGTCGTTCAGGGGCGTGCGCATCAAAAGATCTCCCATTCCCTTGATGGCGTTCATGGGAGTGCGGATTTCGTGGCTCATGTTCGCCAGGAAGATGCCCTTTGCCTGGGAGGCGTCTTCCGCCTTCTTTCGGGCCTTGTCCAGCTCGGTGATGTTGTGCATAAGGACGACGACGCCGTGAAAAACGCCGTTTTTGTCTATGGCCGGAGAAAGCGTGCAGTCCGCGATGAACTCCTCTCCGTTGGAAAGAGAGCCCCTCCAGGTGTAGTTCACGGGCTGGCCGTTTGCGCAGGCCACGTGACATTTTTCCAGAATTTCCATCGTCTGTTCGGGGGAAAATCGGCGCACGAAAGCGTTTTTCACAGGATGGCCGACAATTTCCCCCACGTCGGAAAGGTCCAGAAATTTCGCCAGAGTGTCCGTGGCGAGCACCACCCGCATCTCCACGTCCAGCACAAAAATCAGGTCGGCGCAGGTTTGCAGCAGAAGACGATTGTAGAGATATTGAAGATCCTTCTCCGCTTCGTTGAAATCCCGCAAACGCTCGGCGCTTTTGTACATGATCCCGATGCGTTTGTAGTCGCTCTCCAAACGGTGGTACTGGCGTTCCAGTTTTTTATAGTCTTTTTGCAGTCGGGCATATTGTTCTTCGATTTTTTCGCCCGTGCCGGGAATCTGGGCTTTATCTTCCAAAACCTCGGCTCCTTTGTTCTTTGGCTGTTTCTTTTATTTCTTTCAAAACGCGCACATGACGATGGATTCGTTGTGGAGCCGGTTGAGCCCTCTGCCGTTTTCGAAAATCGTGGGACAGATTTCCCCGTAGGCGTAAAAACCGGAGAGCGTCAGCCCGGCGGGCAGATTTTCCACCAGAATGTTGCCCTCGATTTCCTTGTCGTCTCCCATGACCATGTAGCGCCCCCCGCAGGAAACGCAAAAAAGCGTGCTGTAAGTGTAGCCTTCGCCCTTTGCCCTGATTTTCTCCTGAATGTCCTGCACCGCCATCCGGCAGGAGTCCTGAATGTCCTGCCGCTTCATGGTGACGATGGACACGGCGGAATTTTCGGAAATCGCGCCGAACAGGACGCCGGAGCCGTCCTCCGGATTCAGCCGGACGATGGTGCGGGCCACGGGAATTTTGTCCCGGGTGTCGTGTATGCCCATGTAAACCTTCAGGGGCGTCGAAACGTAAACGGCCAGGTCGCCCTGGGCGATGAGGTCGTCCACGGGCAGCCCGATGTGGCGCAGGTACTCCACGAAGGTCATATCCCCCACGGTGCGGATGATGTTGCCCTCCGCGTTCGTGACGGTATTTTTCTGCTCGGACAGGGGGCTCAGGACGTTCTGAACGGAAAAAACGGGCTGGATATTCCCTCCCACGAGAACAATAGCCGCCCGGTCCGAAAAGACCTGTCCGCCGGCGTAGGTCAGAATGTCGCCGTCCGCTATATTTGCGGAGGGAACCCCGCCGATTATGGGAATGTCCCCTGACAGCCCGCTCAGGATGGAAACGTATTCGTCCGCCGGAACGAGGTCGGTGAAGGGCGGAAGCAGGAAGAGCAGTTTGCCCTCTCCCGCGGCGGTCTTCGCTTTACTCCAGGCCTTCTCCAGTTCGCTTCGCAGGTTTTCCAGAGTGAGGGACTCCGTGCATGCGACCCCGAACTGCACGTCGTCCCCCGTGAGAACCACGAGGACGGCGGAAAGAATCTGCGCGCCGTTTTGAGTGTCGAAGGTGGCGATGGTGGTGTTCCCCACGATTTCGAAGGGCAGAGCTTCCTTCAGGGCCGTGATAAACTCTCCCTGAGACATTTCCACGTCGCAAAACACAAGTCCGCAGCTGTTTTTACCCAAAGGCCCCTTTTCCTCAAGCTGGGCCATCAACTCCCGAACCGCCTCCTGGGCGTCGTCCATTTCATTGGTTACGGCAACGATTGAACGCACTGCACACAACCTCCCCGTCAGTTCAAACTTAAACTAAAATTAAAATTAAAATACAAATCTACACTTCTTATAGTGTCAAAGTCAAAGTTATTCGTAATCGACCCCTGCCGGATGGAATTTGAAATATTCGTTGTACTGGTTCCAGAATTTGGCGATTTCCTCCGCGGTCCAGTCCAGTCCGTCCAGAATGATCGCGTCGGGACGAATGCCGCCCTTGTAGAGGTTTCGACGCCAGGCTTTGTCGTTCCGGTACTTTTTATAGGTGTTGGGATTGACCGCCAGCCCCTTTTCCGTCCGCCAGAGGGTGTAACCCGCCTCGTACTGCCATCCGTAGGGAAGAGCGTTTTTGTTGTAGTAACGCACTTTCGACCTGCTGGCCGCCTCCGAAAATCCCGTCAGGAAAAAAAGCGCCGTCAGCAGAACGACTCCGCCGCAAATTGTTTTTAATCCTAATTTTAATCCTGTTTTCATCATTCTTATTTTCATCATCTTTCCACCTCGTTCTTTTCGGTTTTGGAGAGTCGTTCCTTTCTGGCGATTTTGTTGGCGTACATCGCCTCGTCCGCGAGATTGATCGTGTCCAGAAGGGATGTCGCGCCGCCGGGATAAAGCGCCAGCCCGAAGTCCATGACCACGTGGATCAGAGGGCTGTCGGGGTCGGAGTCGTCGCTGGGAATCTTCAGTTGAGCGAAGCCCTGCCGGATGCGCTCAACGATAACCTCCGCGTCCTGCTTCGACACGTTTGGCAGCAGGAGGATGAACTCGTCTCCTCCGTAGCGCCCCACGCTGTCGCTGAGCCGAAGGGTTTTTTTGATGGTCCGGGCGACCTGGATGAGAACCTCGTCGCCTCGGGTGTGCCCGTAGGTGTCGTTGATCTGCTTGAAATTGCCCATGTCGCCGATGACAAGACAGGCGTTTCCGCCGTAGCGGCCGATGCGGTCGCTTTCTTCCTGCAGGCGGCGAATCATGTAACGCCGGTTCCATATGCCGGTGAGGGGGTCCACGGAGGCCTCCTCCTCCCGCAGCGCCATGATGTTGTACAGCATCCAGAATCCCGCCACGTAGTCGGTGAGGAGCTGATAAATCTTCACCTCCGCGGGAAGAAGTCCCGAGGGCTTGAAAAGATCGATCACGCCCACGCTCTGCTTTTGAAAAACAATTGGGACAATCCAACGGGTCTCCTGTCCGCTGTCCGAGTATTCCACCACCGGAATTCCCCGGGCCGCGGCGTTCAGAATCGGAGCCGTGTCGGGAAGGGCGATGTTTTCGGCGTTATGCCAGGCCAGAAGCTCCAGGCTGGAGCCCCTGTCCTCTTTGGGGCCGGTGAAGAGGTAGATCGCGCAGGCGAAGTCGGAGAGAGCGTTTTTGAGGTACTCCAGCATCCCCTCCAGAAGATGGTCGCGGTTTCGGCTCTTCAGCAGAGTATGGATCAGGGAGTGCAGACGCTGCAGGCTGTCCGTGTATCGATCCAGCTCCATCCTCTGGGACTGCTCTTCGAAGTACAGTCCAATGTTGCCCCCCACGATGCTTATCATGGTGAGATCCTGTTCCGTGAAGGCGTCAAGGCTGGAGTTTTCCAGTCCCAGAACGCCCCAGACGTGTTCCCGATAAATCAGGGGAATGGCCATGACGGATCGGGGATCGGCGTCCAGCCCCGACATGGTGCGGGGCAGAGCCCCCCAGGCCAGAGGGGAACGCTCCACGTAACACTCGCCCAGAGGCGTTTTTCCGGAGAGGAAGGCCTCAACAGCGGCGGTGGTGGCCTCTTTTGTGAAGTCCGTCCGGTCGTCCAGCACCCAGGCCCGCCCCATGAACGAGGGGACCACGAGGCGCAGAGAGGAAAAGGACACCACCTGCGGCAGGTTGGCGCGCAACGCCTCGAAAAGCTGGGGAACGCCGTGAAACTCGTTGAACTGACGCAGAAAATCGAAGAGCCATCTCTGGTTTTCCGTCAGGAGTTTCAGCTCTTCCGCGCGCTTTATCTGCTGAGTGATGTCAATGCCCGAGAAAATGTAATTCTGGATGTTGCCGTCATAGTCCACCAGCACGGACAGCCCGAAGTCGATGACGCTGATCCGGCCGTCCCGACGGACGAACCGTTCCTCCATGTGGAAACGGGAATCTTCGTAACTTTCGCACTCTTGAAGGAGTTTCGACATGAGGACTTTGGGGTCGTCCTTCCGGGGGACCTCCAGCAGGGACATGATGGGAATCCCCCGAAGCTCCCCCGCGCTGTAGCCCAGCATGTCGTAGAAGGCCTGATTGGCGTCCAGCACCCGTCCCTCGTCGTCCGTGACCACGATGCTGCCCGGGGCGCTTTTAAAAATCGCCGCCAGACGCTTTTCGCTGCCCTCCATGGCTTCCACCGCCCGCCGGTAGTCGTCGATGTCCACCATGGCCCCTCTGACGAGGACGGGGGTTCCGTCGGGCCGTTTCTGTATGGAGGCGCTGCGCACCATAAACCAGCGCCACTCCCCCTGGGCGCTCTGCATCCGCAGGTCGCTGGCCAGGTTTTCGTCGGGCAAAAGAGAATTTTCGGCGGCCTTTCGAAACATCTCGACGTCGTCGGGGTGTATCAGGGACACAAAACCATCCAGAGAAACGATGTCCTTTCCGAAAACCGACAGACCGCCCGGGGTGAACTTCATCCGCCCGGACTCCGGCCACCATTCCCAGTAACAGCCCCCCGTGACGTCCATCACCAGAGAAAGAGCGTCGCGAACCTGAGCGGGTTTTTTTTCCTGTTTCCCGGTCAGCAGCGCGGTCAAAACGGAACATATCCCCGCCACCAGGGCGAAGGCCGGAAGAAGCCCCGAAGGAAAGAGGTAAACGGCCCGCAGCAGAAACAGAGCCGGTATCGTAAAACATAAAAAGACACCACCCACAATACAGGGCGACGGTGCCTGCAGCAGGATTCTCTGAAGGTCTGGAAATTTTTTAGGCTCCGTATCATTTCCCATATTTCAGTTAACTCCGCTCCTCTAAAGTATGGGAATTATTATAACAGCTAATGAACGTAATTTTTGCCTGATTTCTGCGATATTACGACGGTCTTATGAAATCTCTTTATTCAAAATCCTGAAATATAACAGAGCTTCGCCCTCAATGACACGATCGCCGTCCTGGTTGGTGCAGATCGTCGAAAGGCGCAGACGGTATTTTTCGGGGATAAGATCCGTAATTTCCACTGTGGCTGTGATGGTATCCCCGATGAAAACGGGCTTTCTGAAGCGGAGAGTCTGCTCCATGTACATGTTTCCGGGGCCGGGAAGCTTCGTTCCCATCACGGCGGAAATGAGCCCCCCGCCCAGCATCCCGTGGGCAATGGGACGCCCGAACCGGGACGCCCGGGCAAAATCGCCCTCCGCGTGAATGGGGTTGTGGTCCCCCGTCACGTCGGCGAAGCGATCCACGTCCTCCTGGGTGACGGTGTGGGAGAGCGAGGCCGTCATTCCGGGAGAGAGCTCGTCGAAGGTGTAGAGGATCCGGCTCATCGGGGCTGTCTCAGCTCTTCGATCATCAGGGGGAGAACCTGGCGGACGTCCCCGACGATTCCGTAGTCGGCCACCTCGAAAATGGGCGCCGTAGACGTTTTGTTGATGGCGACGATGCACTTCGAGTTTTGCATTCCCGCCAGATGCTGAATCGCGCCTGAGATGCCGCAGGCCACGTAAAGAAGTGGACGCACGGTTTTTCCCGTTTGGCCCACCTGATGATCCGGCGTGATCCACCCCGAATCCACCGCAGCGCGGCTGGCCCCCACAACGCCGCCCAGCGTCTCCGCCAGTTCCTCCACCAGCCTGAAACCCTCCGCGCCGCCAAGGCCTCGTCCTCCCGCGACGATGACCTCCGCCTCCGTCAGGTCGACGGTTTTTTGAACCGTACGCACGAACTCCCGAACCCGGGTTCGGAGCTTCAGGGGGTCCACATCGACTTTGACCGGCTCGACGGTTCCGGCGCGTTTGGGATCGGGCGTCAGTTTTTTCATCACGCCGGGCCGCACCGTGGACATTTGAGGACGATGGTCGGCTGTGACGATGACGGCCATGAGGTTGCCTCCAAAGGCGGGGCGCGTCTGGAGCAGAAGTTTCTGCTCGGGGTCGATGGCCAGTCCCGTGCAGTCCGCCGTCAGCCCCGAACCCAGGCGGGCGGAAAGGCGCGGACCCAGGTCCCGTCCGATGTGAGTCGCGCCCAGAAGAAATATCTCCGGTTTTTTCTCCCGAACCAGATCGGCGATGACCGCGGTATAGGCCTCGGTCGTGTAGTCGCTCAGGGTGGAGCTGTCGGCGCAGAAGACGCGGTCGGCCCCGCTTTCGATGAGGGACTGACAGAGCCCCCCGACGCCGTCTCCCAGGAGAACGGCCGACAAATCGGTTTTCAGTTCGTCCGCCAGACGACGCCCCTCTCCCAGAAGCTCAAAAACCACGTTTTGCAGTTTTCCGGCGCGCTGTTCGGCAAAGACCCAGACGCCCCGGTATTCGGCAGGATTTATTTTTTCCACAACGGACACGCTCCCTTATCTTTTCTGTTTACCGGTTCCGGTCAGCTTATGACGTGTTTTTCTCTCAGGCGCGAGATCAGGTCCCGAACCGTTTCTCTTCCCGAGCCCTCAAGCATCGTCCCCCGGGCTTTCGGTTCCGGGGTGAACGCGCGGCGGACCGCGGTGGGAGAGGCTTTCAGCCCCACAATGGAGGCATCGGCCCCGATGTCATCCGCCGACCAGACCTCCACCCGGTCTTCTCTCCAGGCGTCGAAGATGCCCGCCATGAAGGGCCAGCGCGGGGTGTTCAGCTCCCGAAC
The DNA window shown above is from Synergistaceae bacterium and carries:
- a CDS encoding response regulator, coding for MEDKAQIPGTGEKIEEQYARLQKDYKKLERQYHRLESDYKRIGIMYKSAERLRDFNEAEKDLQYLYNRLLLQTCADLIFVLDVEMRVVLATDTLAKFLDLSDVGEIVGHPVKNAFVRRFSPEQTMEILEKCHVACANGQPVNYTWRGSLSNGEEFIADCTLSPAIDKNGVFHGVVVLMHNITELDKARKKAEDASQAKGIFLANMSHEIRTPMNAIKGMGDLLMRTPLNDVQHTYVQNLLRASNSLLIIINDILDFSKIDANRMEITPVPYDTASMIGDVAGMIQLRAFQKGLLFLIDIDPLIPRRLVGDDVRIRQILINLLGNAVKYTTEGYVRLTVALKSRAPEKKAVLSFSVEDSGSGIREEDIPHLFEVFSQMDLRKHRGIQGTGLGLVISRKLSELMEGSIELQSVYGKGSIFTCTLPQEVETDEPLAAVDEPQKKNVVLLTTDDLRGDTLQKILERLSIPLHRCRTVAEALKATTSGDDCCLIYLHEFSDELKLHLDEIKAIHKISVKGLQYSEQGEIAPDVEVVTEPVMINAFSLLLNRVGGVKDSGEAEDTDFGDFSAPEASVLVVDDNEINLLVASELLKQYGIEADTAESGEKALRMISEKQYDLIFMDHMMPEMDGIEVTNRIRACSDWRARVPIIALTANAISGMMEIFLKNGMNDFISKPIELDKLHSILLTWLPQQKIVKTPGALP
- a CDS encoding FIST C-terminal domain-containing protein, giving the protein MRSIVAVTNEMDDAQEAVRELMAQLEEKGPLGKNSCGLVFCDVEMSQGEFITALKEALPFEIVGNTTIATFDTQNGAQILSAVLVVLTGDDVQFGVACTESLTLENLRSELEKAWSKAKTAAGEGKLLFLLPPFTDLVPADEYVSILSGLSGDIPIIGGVPSANIADGDILTYAGGQVFSDRAAIVLVGGNIQPVFSVQNVLSPLSEQKNTVTNAEGNIIRTVGDMTFVEYLRHIGLPVDDLIAQGDLAVYVSTPLKVYMGIHDTRDKIPVARTIVRLNPEDGSGVLFGAISENSAVSIVTMKRQDIQDSCRMAVQDIQEKIRAKGEGYTYSTLFCVSCGGRYMVMGDDKEIEGNILVENLPAGLTLSGFYAYGEICPTIFENGRGLNRLHNESIVMCAF
- a CDS encoding diguanylate cyclase, translating into MGNDTEPKKFPDLQRILLQAPSPCIVGGVFLCFTIPALFLLRAVYLFPSGLLPAFALVAGICSVLTALLTGKQEKKPAQVRDALSLVMDVTGGCYWEWWPESGRMKFTPGGLSVFGKDIVSLDGFVSLIHPDDVEMFRKAAENSLLPDENLASDLRMQSAQGEWRWFMVRSASIQKRPDGTPVLVRGAMVDIDDYRRAVEAMEGSEKRLAAIFKSAPGSIVVTDDEGRVLDANQAFYDMLGYSAGELRGIPIMSLLEVPRKDDPKVLMSKLLQECESYEDSRFHMEERFVRRDGRISVIDFGLSVLVDYDGNIQNYIFSGIDITQQIKRAEELKLLTENQRWLFDFLRQFNEFHGVPQLFEALRANLPQVVSFSSLRLVVPSFMGRAWVLDDRTDFTKEATTAAVEAFLSGKTPLGECYVERSPLAWGALPRTMSGLDADPRSVMAIPLIYREHVWGVLGLENSSLDAFTEQDLTMISIVGGNIGLYFEEQSQRMELDRYTDSLQRLHSLIHTLLKSRNRDHLLEGMLEYLKNALSDFACAIYLFTGPKEDRGSSLELLAWHNAENIALPDTAPILNAAARGIPVVEYSDSGQETRWIVPIVFQKQSVGVIDLFKPSGLLPAEVKIYQLLTDYVAGFWMLYNIMALREEEASVDPLTGIWNRRYMIRRLQEESDRIGRYGGNACLVIGDMGNFKQINDTYGHTRGDEVLIQVARTIKKTLRLSDSVGRYGGDEFILLLPNVSKQDAEVIVERIRQGFAQLKIPSDDSDPDSPLIHVVMDFGLALYPGGATSLLDTINLADEAMYANKIARKERLSKTEKNEVER
- a CDS encoding MaoC family dehydratase, with amino-acid sequence MSRILYTFDELSPGMTASLSHTVTQEDVDRFADVTGDHNPIHAEGDFARASRFGRPIAHGMLGGGLISAVMGTKLPGPGNMYMEQTLRFRKPVFIGDTITATVEITDLIPEKYRLRLSTICTNQDGDRVIEGEALLYFRILNKEIS
- a CDS encoding electron transfer flavoprotein subunit alpha/FixB family protein, producing MEKINPAEYRGVWVFAEQRAGKLQNVVFELLGEGRRLADELKTDLSAVLLGDGVGGLCQSLIESGADRVFCADSSTLSDYTTEAYTAVIADLVREKKPEIFLLGATHIGRDLGPRLSARLGSGLTADCTGLAIDPEQKLLLQTRPAFGGNLMAVIVTADHRPQMSTVRPGVMKKLTPDPKRAGTVEPVKVDVDPLKLRTRVREFVRTVQKTVDLTEAEVIVAGGRGLGGAEGFRLVEELAETLGGVVGASRAAVDSGWITPDHQVGQTGKTVRPLLYVACGISGAIQHLAGMQNSKCIVAINKTSTAPIFEVADYGIVGDVRQVLPLMIEELRQPR